In the genome of Equus caballus isolate H_3958 breed thoroughbred chromosome 3, TB-T2T, whole genome shotgun sequence, the window AAAGCTGTTGACACTGTTCTGGCTCTGTTTTCCTCTGCGTGTCTTGGAAATAAGGGACTTTGTGGCCACCACAGCTGGGATTGGGAATGGAACGGGAAGGGCTGAGACTTGGGTTCTGGTCCCAAAGACTAGTCTCTTATTAGCAAACCTAGGGCCTGAAGCAGTCAGGATTCCTCTTGGAGCTTCAGTTTCTGAGCTAAGAAGGAAAGCATTGTCCACATGACTCAAGGGTGGACATGACACAGGGTGGACACAGGTTCCCCTCTATCCTCAGTGTAAGTGTGGACGGCATAGAAACTTCTCAGTGTCTCGTTTTCGTTCCCTGGGGATCCCCTGCCCAACCTGAGTCCTGGGTGATGTGAGGCTCCAAAGGACTCGGGGGGGTGGAATTCCACTCCCCACTGTGTGCCTTCCACACAGGGCTTGTTTCTGCAACACTGTGTTAAAtgacttgtttttgttttctatcacAGATTCAAACTTTGGTAAAATAAAACGAATTACtaagaaaaactttaaatgaCAGAATATACAAAGCTCACTTTTAGATCAACACATATAATTTCTATAATAGGATGAAGAATTAGAAATGTAGAGATTTAAAAACACTGTACATTGGGTCATAGAATGCGTGCACTGAGCGCTGGACGCAACTCACAAACACCCCTGTGTGTGGACCACACACGCCTTGAGTGGCACGGGCCCCCGACATCCCCACAGGGAACCATCGCTCTTCCCTGCCCAGGGCCACTGAAGGGACTCCTGCTCCCCTGAGAGCTCCTGTGGTGGCTTTGAATCTTAGGAAGTCCCTCCCTGGGTCAGGCTGAGATCGGCCCCTCCTTCCAAATCCAGCCTCGACTCCTTGAAACCCGCAAAGTGACCAGGGTTGCGGAGGGAACTGCCCAGACATTTCTCAGAAAGAATGTACCAGAGCACTGGTTGCAGGTGAAGTGCTTCCTGTCCGCCCCTGCAGGGGGGCTGGATTCCACAGTTTTGAGGGTGTGGCGGTCTTTATTAGGTAGGAGTGAGGGGCTGAGGGATTTGCAACTCATGCCAAGCGTTAGTCCCTCTGGCTCTCTGTGCAGGGAATTGCTCTGAGATGTTCAGTCAAACAGAAAGACAAGTCAGGTCCCAGGAGTCAGGACCACGCTTGTCCACAGGTGCCCTGTGTGAAGAGGGGATTTCAGAAGCCAGCCTGTGCCTATTCATGGGTGTTGGCGTCAGACAGTCGTTATCTACAGCCCACTAGGCCACTTCCTGGCCATgagggggtgggtgtgggggtcACATCCACCACCTGTCTCTGCACACAACCACCCAGCTCCAATCCAGCCAGAAACATGAACGCCAGGCTGGGGTTGCACACGGTCTCCGGGACAGGGCTAACCTGAGGACAATGacgcgggggcggggtggggaagACGCCTAGAGTTCAGGGTCTGAGTTCCAGGAACACTTGGGGGCGGCGTGGCTGCCCCCTTGGGTAAATTGCGAAAGAGGCGGCAGGGAGGCTGGGACACGATGTGCCGCCCGTCACAGAAGCCCCTGCCCGCCACGGGGCACCAAGAGCCGGCGGCCGCACGGCGCACCCGGCCCGACAGCGCTCGGGAATCCTGCACCCGGCCCGGTGCGCACAGCCCCTCCGAGCGCGCTGGGGCCGCGCCCTCGCCAAGGGGCGGGGAGCAAGGACGGGGCGGGGCCTTTGCGCCCGGGCCTCCTGCTCTGCCTATAACGGGAGCACAGGCGCTCCTGGGCTCCACCGCGCCTTCGACTAACTCCAGCGCATCGTCGTTGCTAGCTTGGGACCTCCGGCCTCACGTCAGCTGAAATGGACCCCAACTGCTCCTGCCCCACAGGTAGGGGACGCCGGGCTCTGAGCCTTAGGATGCGCCTTTCCTGGGTGCAGGACAGAGCATCCTGGGGTGGAGAAGGGAGTCTGAGCTGAGGTGGCCTCCTTCAGTTAGCACGTCTTGTGCTTTCACATGGCCAAGCTCCTGAGAGCATTTCCAGGCTCCTGGGCCTCTGTCTCAGAGTTGAGGATCCTGAGGCTCAATGCTGTTCATCTCGAGGTCAGGGAGCTGCTGGACTGGGACTCAGTGCTGTGTCCGGGCCTCAGAGCTGGCAGGACTGGGTGGGAGCTGGGGACATTGCCTCTTCGGGGTGCAGGAGCTAAGGCCCTGGCCCCAGTCTCTCTGGCTGGCTGTGGAGCCTGGGAACCTCCTTGTGGAGCAACATCGGGTGTGGGGGAACCTACTTTCCCAGCAGCGGAAGAGAGAAGGGGGGCTTCTCTCTATGTGCTCCCAGTGGGACAGGAGCTCCCAGTGCTCGCCTGACAGAGGAGGGTGCACGGAGTGTTTTGGGACCCACTGCTGTGTCTGCATCACCCTCACTGCTCCCTGCCTGGCTTTCCTTcctggcaggtggctcctgcaccTGTGCCGGCTCCTGCAAATGCAAAGAGTGCAGATGCACCTCCTGCAAGAAGAGTGAGTGTGGGCCCTTCTTGGGGGTCTGGGCCCTTCTGGTGGTCTGGGAGTGGGgctgaggcagaggagggagtCCAGAGTTAGGCAAACAGGAGCAGGCCCATGACCCCTCTTCCCTACACCCCTGCCCTCAGCACCTAAGTCAGAATCGGAGCTGCAAGAGCCCTACAGATGGTTGGGTCCCAACCTCTCATTCTAGAATGGGGAAACTGAACCCAGAGAAGTCACCAAATAGTCTCAAGGATGGGACAGACAAGAGCCTTGGTCTCCTGTCTCCTGATGCAGCCTTCGGAACCCTCCAGTGTTCTGAGCACTTTATTGACATGACCTAGTGAccgtggtgtggttctctgacctgCTGGTGCAGCCCTGTCCTGTCCAGGCAGCCCCGAGCTTCCCTGGCCTGCTGTGTGCTGCTCATGCTCGGGTTTGCCCCCTCCTTGTTTTGAGGACTAGACTCACTTCATTTGATGATCTGTGAGTCTGGCTTTCCTTTGCCCCTGGGGGCCCTGTCACTGCCCCTCCAGGCTTTCTGCCCTGTCCTGGTCTCAGATAGGGTCTCAGTGCTGGTACTAGGCCTGCTGCTGGGAAGGGAGGTTCTGGTAACGTTGCTCTGacttcctgctctgccctctgttccccaggctgctgcccctgctgccccGTGGGCTGTGCCAGGTGTGCCCAGGGCTGCATCTGCAAAGGGGCATCAGACAAGTGCAGCTGTTGTGCCTGATGTCGTGGAGAGCCTGCTCCCGATGGAAACAGAGCAAGATGTACAAacctgccttttttatttttttcatacacCCCTGACTTGATTGCTACATTCCTTTTTCTATGAAATGTTTGAGTGGCAATAAACTCATTGAGACACCTCTGGTTCTGGTTGCCTCATGGTGTGTTGGGAACATGAGACTTGGTTCTAGTCGGACTGTAGGGGAACCTGCACAGGGAGACATCGGGGCAGTGGGTTTGGAAGTTGGGATGGGGTGCGAGGCTTCCTGCCATCTGGCTTGACCCTGGCTCCCCTTTGCGAGCTGTGGCAGTTTCCTCTGCCACCTTCTGTAGCATTAACTTGTCCCTCCCCTTTTTGTGTATCTGTCCTTGCCTGTATTCACTCCATAGCCACCTATGGTGCATCTACTGTATACACAGGCATTGGGTTTTCAGTGGTGACGTAGCGTGGAGCTTACTGACTGCTGGGGAGAGACAGAATATTACCAAGTAGAAGAAACAAAATGGCTCACATTGCTGTTGGGGTGAGTGGGAGCGAAGAGACCTTGCCCTGGGATCTGAGAGCTGCAGTCCTGTCCGAGGGGACAGTTGAGCAAAGGCCCTGCGGTGGGGAAGAGCTCGGTGTGTTTAGGAAGTAGAAAGTAGACCAGTGTGTCTGGGACAGTGTGTGAGGGGAGTCGTCCAAGTTGGCTTtggagaggggagagcagagaCCGTGTGGCTCCATCATCTGAGTGACTCCCAACCTGGGGGCACAGCTGCATCACTTGGAGAGGTCGAAAGAGTGCCAGGCCACCATCCCACTTCCTCTTCGCAGCCCCAAGTTTGCTTTCTTAGGTCTAAGATGGGCCGGGCaacttgtatttttaacaagtacCTAAGGTGGCAGCCCAGTGACGCGGTCACACAGAATCATTTAGCGAAGCGAGATGAGCCCCTGCCAAGAAATGTTTCCACCACAGTGGGTGTTTGAAGCCGACTTCCCCAACATGTGGCTGCCTGTTCTGGCCGGAGGTACCCAGTTCCTGTCTGTCTGTGGGAGGGATGGGCAGGCCCCGCCATGCAGGGTGTGGCCAGTGTCTTCGCAAAGAGCAAATGAGGCCAAGAGGGCGGAGCAAGACTCCTTGGGGGCTCACGCTGTGGAAACCGCACCCCGATGTGGGGGGCTGCTGTCCCAGCGACTGTGTCCTGGTGGGAGAGTCTGGCACGGTCCTTGCGGGGTGTGGGCAGGAGCATGACATGGCACTGCCCTGTTTGGTCTGAAGGCCTGGAACCAAGGTCACAAATGTGCCCAGGTGTTGCTCTTTCACAACTTCTGCTTTGGGGCATCACAGCTGGCAAACCTCTCCAGGAAAGGGTTCCAAATGTTTTCACCGGCCCTGCCAAACACAATCATCCAACTTccagctttttattttccaagttgtGTGTGAAGTGGCATCCTTGCTCTGTTCCCGAGCCCCATCTCccagtgggggttggggggcggggcATGGccatttataatagtttttaaaatacatttgttaTGGCTGCACCAGAATGCCTTGTTTAATTCCAGAAGTTGATACCTGTTGAATTGGTAAAGCTGTGAAACCttggttctggagccagactgcctggctgGAAGCAGAGCTCCACCACTTAGGCAAGCTGTGTGGCCCGTCTGTACCTCATGcatcccatctgtaaagtgggggcaATAATAGCGCCGACCCCATAGGGATGTGGTGTGAGCACGTCCCTGGCTCATAAGTGCTCAGTGACTGCGACTTCCCTCCCTCTGGGCCAGGCACGGTGTCTGACAATCAGTAGGTGATCCATAAATGCTCTCTACTTGACTCAATGAGCACTTATTGGACCCTTACTGTGTGCAAATCATtgtgctgggcacagagagggCAGATAATAGATAAATAAGGTCCAGTCGAATCCCTGTTGGATTCAGGgagcatttatttttcactttgagATGCAGCTGCTGAGCCGGGGCAGAGAGCAACGTGGAGTCTGAACACGTGTGAACGTCTGAGCTGGGGCAGCTGGCGTGGTGTCACACCCCTGCCCCATGCATTGAATGAGACAAACCAATCAGATCCTCTCTCCTGAGAAGTGTGAATTCACAGTGCAGATGGCTGGAACAAGGGGAACTGGAACTCGTCCtgtcgctggaaccacgtcacgGGAACAGTGAGGAGTTCACCCTCTGGTTGTCACAAGGACGAAGAGACCAAGCTACTATCTGTTTTCTGTGAGAACTGCTGTGCATCTCAATCTCCTAGGGACCCAGAGAGGCTGAACACCTGCTGAGAAGAGTCCCAATGACACCTCGCCCCCCTTTGAATTCTGAAAGCAATCCCTGTGTCAGTTAGGGCTCCTTGAGTGAAAGCCACAGAAAAAGACTCTCGCTaaattagacaaaaaaaaaattcattggaaGGGTATTGCAGACCTATGGAATTGACTGGAAGGATAGAGAACTAGGCTCAGAAAATGGGCAGGAGCTGTGGGGAGCCAGGCGACCGGTCACGGCCCAGGAGCAGCCTGGCTGGGCTGCTGCAGGTGACACAGCGATCACCACTGCTTCTGCTGTCCCCAAACACCCCCATCACTGCCATCTGCCACAGCTCCTGCAAACGAGTCCTAGACTGACCACTGAGCTCTTCACCTCTTGCCCAAAGGAAGTCCAGCTGGCTGGGGTTGTGGAGAAGGAGTGTCTGGCTACCTTCAGATTCCTGGGTGGGAGGCAAGACCCTGCATACCACCCTAAGGGGTTCTCCGGTGCCTGTAGGTTACTGGTGGGAAACCGGTGAGTCATGCGGCAGAGTTCAACCAAGGGATTTTTTAATACAGGAGTTGGAAGgattaagaaaaatgaacaagagaTGTGAAGACTCCCAGGCTTGCAGCAGCGGAGCCCTTACCAGCCTAGGCCTGAAGGGCAAGAGGAAGGGGCTGGCACTGGACCCCAGAGAGGGCAGCTGCAGCTGTAGAAAAGGATACCCCAACAGGAGCTGCGACCTTCCGGTTGACACTCAACCTTGCAAGAACGGAGCCTCCAGAACACATTCTGTGACCTCCTATCCTCTCGCTCCCAACTCCTGCCAGTGCTCCCATTGGCGGAACCCAAGCAGATGCTGTTGAGTCCCATAAAGCTCCACCCATTCCCTGGCCCACTGAGGGGGGTGGAGAGTGGGTCTGGAAAATACCCAGCATACCCCGCAAATAGAGTATGCCCTCCTAATAAGGCCAGGTGTGTCTCTTCCCTGCACCCTGGAATTCAGCTGGACCCTGAACTCAGCTCACagggttggagggagggaggaggccaggaaTGACAATGGGAGCCCATGTTGGAGAGGAGGCGTTTGAGGTCTCTCAGAACACCCCATCTGCAGGTGTGCTTAAGCAAGTCCGCTCAGGGCCCCTCGGGGAGAGGGGGCGTGGGGAGAGAAGAaactgaatctctctctctctctcacacacacacacacacacacacacgtgtgcccaTGGACGCTCGCCTGGCCCCACCCATGGCATCACAATACCCACTGAGCCACCCTTTCAGAGCCATCCCTGAGGCCGCTCCTGGCTGGCTGAAGGCCCACACCCACCTCCCGCCCAGGGGTAAAGCCGTGAATTCAGCAAGGCTTCCCCCCTACCACCACCCCATCCGCCCACAGCCCACCGCCAGGCCCCGCTCCTTCTTGGCCCCTTCCCTCCTCCGTGGCCGCCTTTCTCCCTTGCTCTCAGACTCTTCTATTtagcagggagggggagggaggggtatGTTGTCAAGGTTGGTTGGGTTTCTCCTCAAGGTCAGCAGTAGGAGCTCTCAGGGCGCAGAGatccctcctctgggcctctgcctctgcctaGACAGACTGGGTGATTCTCGAGCTCTCAAGGGAGGAGGCTAAGGCAAGGCCAGGGAGCTGGTGTTGTCATCGAGGCTTGGGCGATATGCAGGACCCTGTGGTCTAACCCCAGGTTGCCTTGCAAAGCAAGGGTGGGGTCTGGGCCCCATCGCCGACCACCCCGGCCTGCCTGATTCATCCTCGCCGTCACTAGGAGTCGGGGACCACCATATGCAGACCTCCTGAACTCTGCTCTGTCGCCAAGACTCCTCCCCCCGCACCCTCACAGCAAAGCTGAGCCAGACCCTCCAGCAGCAGTTCAGCAATCCTGGGTCACCCCAGCCAGGAGGATGTGCCAGCTTCACGAGCTCCTTCAGAGACATGGCAACACTTCACCCAGAGAAGTGACTCCCTGGAGGCCGATTCGGGCACTGATCAAGTTCAGCTCTCTCACGTCCACCCCAACTTCCTTTGGGGAACTCCCTCTGCCCCAACTGTGTGGAGCCTCTGAGGGAGGGGAGATCCGGGGGTCCAGCTAAAAAAGCCAGCAGTCCAGACCCTGACTCTCCAGGAAGCCTCAGTCAATCAGATGTTCCCCTCTGGAACTCAGACGTGGCCTAGAATAAGTTCCAAGGACGTTCATCACAGGCACGAGCCCCAACCAGGATTCTTCGGGCTCCAAGACCAGGCCTGTGGATCCTGTGTCCCAACCCAACAGCGTTTCCTGGCTCCTGCCTCGTTCTAAGCCCTGTCTCACAGCCCCCCACCTTCTATCCTTCTAGCAAATGACCCTCACTTTAATTCTGTCGTTTATACCCAAGGAGTCTGGAGGAGATGTTGGTGGGCAAGGGGGCTTCCTTGGTGGCACCACAGGACCACCCACTGAGCCCAAGATTGGCCTCACCAGACCCCCGGGGCCTGAGACCCTGAGGGCAGAAGGGGACAGGGACGGGTGCCTGGATCTCCCCGGCCGCCCTGGGCCACGTTCCTTCTTGCCTGGGCCTGTGTGACATGCCCATGGGTGAGGTCGTCTGTGGGCAGGGAGGTGCTTCCTGCCCTCGGGGCCTGTCATTCTCAGGCCTGGGAAACTGACTTTCCTGCCAGGGATTCCAAGTTTGTGCTAGTCAAATGGGGCTCCTCGTAGCCCTGCGGGGCACAAGGTGCTGGGTCCCTGGTACAGATGAAAAAGCCGAGGCAAAATCTCCAAAGGCAAGCTCCCCTGGGGGAAAATGGCCAAAGAGAGCACGTGTGCAGGGCCCTTGGCACCCCGACTCTCCTTACGGCACGCCCCAATCCTAATCCCCAATCCTAAAGGAGGGAACAGTATAAGAAAAGGTTTGGAGATGAGAAAAAGAGCCTTGTTTGATCATTTCCTAGATAATGGGGAGCCATAGAGGGTTAAGGGGCAAGGGGACGATGTGATTGGggctgttcatttattcattcccgGGTACTTTCACTGTGCTGGGCCTGTGACAGGCACTCATTAGCAATGATGAATAAGACAGTCTTTGCCCTCCAGGGGTCCTCAGTCCAAGGTATGAGTGTGGGGGAGTCAAGTACACAAATAAATTCAACATAGGGTGATAGAAGGTGGTGTGGCATCAAGCAGACTCTCACCACTTACCATCACCTTCACTCCTGCCACGCTGGTCCAAGCTTCCATCTGCTCTCTCGCCCTGCTTCCTACCTGGTCCTCCTACGTCTGCCTTGTCCCTGGTGGTCTACTCTCAGTCCAGCATCCAGAGGGATCCTCCGCTCAAAATCCCCCACTGGTCTCCACCTCACTCCGTGTAAAAGCCGAAGTCCTCACCAGGGTCCAGAGGGCCATGATGGCACCCGTGGACACACATCCTCTCGGAACGCTGGACTTTTAAATTTCTGCCAATCAAGTGAGTGCAAAGTGTATCTCACTGTGACCTTAATGTGCATTTTCTCCATCACCGATGATGTGGAGCATTCATTGCcatgtgtgtttctttttctaagtcCCTGTCAATATTTTGTGCTCGTTTAAAGAAATTCCCTGAATTCcacactttattcagatttccttcatTCTTACCTAATGTCCATCTTCTcttccaggatcccaaccaggaCCCCTCGTTACATCCAGTCGTCGCGTCTCCTTGGGCCTCTCTCGGCTGGGACAGCTTCtcaggctttccttgtttttgaccTTGACAGTTTCGAGGGCCGCTGGTCAGGGGTGCTGTAGGACGCCCTCTGCTGGAATTTCTCTGAtgcttttctcatgattagattggggttacgggttttggggaggaagaccacagagttCCTCATCATCTCGTATCAAGAGTATAATACTATCAACAGGACTTATCGCTATTGATGTTGCCcttgaccacttggccaaggtcatGCTTGGAGGCCTCTGTGCTGCGAGATCACTCTTCTTTGCCCCCTTCCCTTGCTTTACTCTTCGGAAGGAAGCCACTTTGCACCTCCACACTTAGGGGGTGGGAAGCAGTACTCCTTGAGGGCCATTCTTCCACGCAGGAGATTTGTTCCTTCTCCGCTACTtacttattcaattatttatttaaatcagcATGggttcatggatatttatttgatACTTCGGGTCAGAACCCAATacaattttgtttactttttggcTCAAATTGTTCCGGCTGTGACttctgggagctctttcagttggctcctgtgtccctctgACACAGTCCTGTCtttgtgggttttctttcttttttgtttcctagtTTCTTCATTACTTTCTGTTTGTGCCCATTTTTCTATGGGTTGTTTGTATCCTTATCGCCTTATAGGTTCGTTATACACTCTTGAAACCCATCCTTTTTTGCGTCTTTTGATGGGCCGAAGTTCTCACTTTTAAAGTAGTCAGATTTatcaaattttattatataatcaGTTCTTCTGTGGCTTAAGAAGTTTTGGGCTGCTCCAAGGTCTAAAAGATATTTGAATGCCTAAAAGTGTCTAAAATAGCTctcataaagttttgtttttagatgGAAGTCCTTCATCTGTCTGGAATGGATTTTTGTAGTAGTGTTGAGAGGAgccaatttcatctttttcctgGTGAGTAATCGTGTCATTTATTGAATGTTCCTTCTTCTCCCCGCTGATCTGACTTGCCACTTCGGGTCTATGTGGAAGTCCCATCGAGGTGGGAGGCTGtctctgggctctcttttctgaaGTTTCAAATAAGCCCTGATGTCGAGTAGTGACAAGCTCCCCTCACACCTTACCCTCCTCCCCACGCTCTGCTGTGCCTCAGAAATGTCCTGGCCATTCCTGGCTCTTTGCTCTTCCATATACGTTTAAGAATCATCTTATAAAACTTCCATGGAAAAATTCCTGTAGATTCTGATCAGAATTGCATTccatctatagatcaatttggagaaagcagacttttttgtttttgtttttggcttaaacaacagaaacttactttctcacagttttggatgCCAGACATCTAAGATCAGACTCCCAGCATGATTGagtcctggtgagggctctcttcctggcttgcagagagCTGCCTTctcgttgtgtcctcacatggcagagagagagggagagcagacATCTTTAGAATATTAAATCTTCCTATTACAACATGCTGTGACTTCAGGGGGTGCTGGCAACGTTTAACGAGCAGTTCTCCAGGGGAAAAAAGTGCATTCATACAGAAGTATGTAAATTTACTATAAATTTTAATGCTATAAAGAATATGTAGCACACAATTTAGAAGCAATAACAAAATATGCAAAACCCTTTATCGTACATTACATTGTCCATATAGTCTGTCAACTTTCACGGaatgctttcattgatttttgttgaACTGTTGTATCTGTAGCCAATCTATGGTTTGTAATTGATGAATGAGTGTAGCTCTGATATAAACGCAGGTTCCTATTTTCGTTTTCATTAATGAGTAAGAAGAAAGCCACACATGGTCTCTGTTGCatatccttcttcttttttttttttttacaaacctttaaaaatgcataaccagggggcctgccctgtgactgagtggttaaagttccatgcactccacttcagcagcctaggttcacAGGTCTGggtcctggtgcagacctacaccattcatcagccatgctgtggcggtgtcccacatacaaagtggaagaagattggcacagatgttagctcagggcgaatcttcctcaccaaaaaaaaaaagagagagagagcgaggaaaaaaatgtgtaactatTCTTAGGGCATTCAAAGACAAGCCTTTGGCCTGATTTGGCCCACTGGCCATTATTTACTGACCCTTGGTCTATGTTCTTGAGATTGTTTACATTTATGATATCTGATTGAGGAGAATACCATATAAtactgtgcatctcttcccacctctgcGTTCAGTGACATCACATTGGTGGCTTGAAATCGGGCAGTATTTACACACCTACATCGGCAAACGCTGAAAACCACGGCTTGATTTACTGTCGGCTGACTGTCCGGACTTAAGCAAGTGATGTGGCAACTGCTGATAATGCAGATTAAACCTAAAATCTGTTACCGTTACATTGTCAGTAGCACAAAAAAATCGAGGAAATATTCTTCTAGGATTTGAAAACTGTTATCCAACTCAGCAAAGAAATCTCTCACGTCAGTTTAATGAACAGGTAAAGGTGCAACACGCATCTCCTGGTCGTGGCACCCTCATCTCCTGGTTGTGGCACCCGCATCTCCTGGTGCAGAATGTCCCCCAACACTCACTCGGCGTGGATCTGGTGGGGCTGACTCTGCCTCTCGCCCCAAGGACGGGTACATGACCCAGTCCTGGCCAACCAGGGTTACGGGGTCAGGGGTAGTCATGTGATATCATTCAGGCCAATCAGCGTGCATTCTGAGACACTTGCTAGGAGGCTGCGGCAATGAGCACTGTTTCCGCTGGGGTTGCGGAGCTGCTGAGGCCACCACGTGGAGGAGACTCAACTGAGTGGGAAGCTGACAGCAGGGCCAAGACCTGGAGAGAGAGTCTTGATGTCATCGCTGGAGCGTCCACATCTGATGGGCCCAAGTGGGATCCACCTGGAGTTTTGGTTGTGAGCCAATAAGTGATTACATCCTTTCACTCAAGCCAGCTTGAGTTTGTCTTTTTGACTCTTGACAAGCAGAGAGTGCTGACAAGCAGAGTTTTTGAATGGTCCATTCCAGACCCTGAGCCCCACTTTCCAGTTTGGAAAGTACAGACACCCTAGACCAAGGGGAATGCGTGCGGGATGGGTGTCAAGAGATCAGTGTCTTAATCTGGATTTACCTCCTCTTGAGGGCCTGACCTCAGACCGCTGGTTCttctcttggagcctcagtttccccatctgttatCTCTTCTCAAAGGCATGTAGAGATAGGCAGAGTTAGACACAAGCCTCCTTGCCGAAGGGCCATTAGCATTTTTCCTCCTGTCAGGGCATCTTCGTTCAACAGGGAGAGCCCCAAGTGGTTATCATGGAATACTTCAGCCTGTAATGGCTCATGCTGACAAATGCTTTCTCCTCCACCACTTCCCAGTGTGGTACGGAAGGGAGTTTATCCTGACCACTCACTGATGACTCAGGAAGGCTGAAAGGGAAAGAGCATGGCACATGGAGTACGCCCCCACCCCAGGTTTTACTTCTGGCTATGCCACTTCCTACCTGTGTGATGTTGGACAAGGtatttagcttctctgagcctcagtttattcatctatcAAAGGggattatgaaaattaaataacaccATGCCCAGCatatagtagttgctcaataaaaggtagatattattactaTAAAGCTCTGTGGCTTCCCACCAGATTAACGTTGATTATTAAGGTTTGACAATATCAAATGGGAATGCTCACCCACTATTGTAAAAGACCAAAGGGACTTTAGACTTACCCACAGTGTTCTGATTTTTTTGACAAAAGAATGAGTTCATGCATTTCTTTTGGAATTgttattccaaaaataaattatttgtggAAGAAAACTGTGACACACACAAGGTCAAAAGGTGGGTAAACACTCAAGAGGCTCCCAGCTTCTGGCCCAGTTTTCTCCTCACAGCTTCTCTCTAAAAGGGAGTCGTATCTCGCTCCAGCCCCTTGCTGTCCTGTAGGGATGTGGGTGGCCAGATCTCGTAAATTTTTAGGACAAAccagaaatccagatttctaTGTAAaatatccagatttttaaaagattgtacggaatcttaaaagcattatgctccctgaaataagccagacgcaaaaggacAAGTGTTAtaggattccacttatgtgaTGTACCcggaacaggcaaatccacagagacag includes:
- the LOC100630858 gene encoding metallothionein-1A-like, giving the protein MDPNCSCPTGGSCTCAGSCKCKECRCTSCKKSCCPCCPVGCARCAQGCICKGASDKCSCCA